Proteins from one Paraburkholderia sp. BL10I2N1 genomic window:
- a CDS encoding LysR substrate-binding domain-containing protein, translating into MFPNNSANLYNSGAYDRNLALSLLHPLQVNCRMHTNNGDTARAAALAGHGVIWQPTFLIGDDLRTGKLVRVLREYRLPDIDVLALYPSRRHVSAKVRAAIDFLVNAFSGLPPWDNA; encoded by the coding sequence ATGTTCCCGAATAATTCGGCAAATCTATATAACTCCGGCGCTTATGATAGAAATTTGGCGCTCAGCTTGCTCCACCCCCTTCAGGTCAACTGTCGCATGCACACCAATAACGGCGATACAGCGCGCGCGGCGGCGCTTGCCGGACACGGCGTCATCTGGCAGCCCACGTTTCTGATTGGCGACGACCTTCGCACGGGCAAGCTCGTTAGAGTTTTGCGTGAATACCGCTTGCCGGACATCGATGTGCTTGCCCTGTATCCGAGCCGTCGTCACGTGAGCGCCAAAGTACGTGCGGCAATTGATTTTCTGGTCAACGCATTTTCGGGTTTGCCGCCGTGGGACAACGCGTGA
- a CDS encoding long-chain fatty acid--CoA ligase: MNLFHLLDGSARRFADREAVFHGTELFATYAELRRRALALANALGSVYDPGSRIAIVSENRPEYVELMFGVWGAGMVAVPLNAKLHAKEVAQIAEDAQAAVVFASPKHALPLAGQLRAQRPVVAIGETAYQQCLDAAPAMPVEVRPEQLAWLFYTSGTTGRPKGAMLSHRNLLAMAVAHLADIEQIDEHASQIHAAPMSHGSGMYIPAYIARGARQVIPASGAFEPDEFLTLCNVHASCGAFLAPTMVQRLRQEVERSGLRPRHLRCIVYGGGPMYVDELTKSIKTFGHVLAQIYGQGEAPMTITGMRCSDHVDAGENVLGSVGWPRTGVEVRVVDGQDRDLPAGEIGEIVCRGDVVMAGYWNNPAATADTLRGGWLHTGDLGSFDERGCLTLRDRSKDVVISGGSNIYPREVEEVLLRHPGVAEVCVVGAPDPEWGEIVVAFIALSGGASVTQEELDAHCLANIARFKRPKRYLFIDELPKNSTGKVLKRELRKQI; this comes from the coding sequence GTGAACCTCTTCCACCTGCTCGACGGTTCCGCGCGGCGCTTTGCCGACCGCGAGGCGGTGTTCCACGGCACGGAACTGTTTGCCACCTATGCGGAACTGCGCCGGCGCGCACTGGCGCTGGCGAATGCACTGGGCAGCGTGTACGATCCCGGCAGCCGCATCGCCATCGTCAGCGAAAACCGGCCGGAATATGTCGAGCTGATGTTCGGCGTTTGGGGGGCCGGCATGGTGGCCGTGCCATTGAACGCCAAGCTGCATGCGAAGGAAGTGGCGCAGATCGCCGAGGATGCGCAAGCCGCCGTGGTGTTTGCCTCGCCGAAACATGCGCTGCCGCTAGCAGGGCAGTTGCGCGCACAGCGTCCGGTAGTGGCCATCGGCGAGACGGCTTACCAGCAATGCCTGGATGCCGCCCCTGCCATGCCGGTCGAGGTGCGGCCGGAGCAGCTCGCATGGCTGTTCTACACCAGCGGCACGACCGGTCGACCGAAGGGGGCCATGCTGTCGCACCGTAACCTGCTGGCGATGGCGGTGGCGCACCTGGCCGACATCGAGCAGATCGACGAGCACGCATCGCAAATTCATGCCGCGCCGATGTCGCACGGCTCGGGCATGTACATACCGGCCTACATCGCGCGTGGCGCGCGGCAGGTGATTCCCGCTTCGGGTGCGTTCGAGCCGGACGAATTCCTCACGCTGTGCAACGTGCATGCATCCTGCGGCGCTTTTCTCGCGCCGACGATGGTGCAACGCCTGCGGCAGGAGGTCGAGCGCAGCGGGCTGCGTCCCCGCCACCTGCGCTGCATCGTCTATGGCGGCGGACCGATGTACGTCGATGAGCTGACAAAATCCATCAAAACCTTCGGCCACGTACTTGCACAAATCTACGGCCAGGGCGAAGCGCCGATGACGATCACCGGCATGCGCTGTAGCGACCACGTGGACGCCGGCGAGAACGTGCTCGGTTCGGTTGGTTGGCCGCGCACCGGCGTCGAGGTCAGGGTCGTCGATGGCCAGGACAGGGATCTGCCCGCCGGCGAAATCGGCGAGATCGTCTGCCGCGGCGACGTAGTGATGGCGGGCTACTGGAACAATCCGGCGGCGACGGCGGACACCCTGCGCGGAGGATGGCTGCATACCGGCGACTTGGGCTCCTTCGACGAGCGCGGCTGCCTGACGCTGCGTGACCGCTCGAAGGATGTGGTGATCAGCGGTGGCAGCAACATCTATCCGCGCGAAGTCGAGGAAGTGCTGCTGCGTCATCCCGGCGTGGCCGAAGTATGTGTGGTCGGCGCGCCGGACCCGGAGTGGGGCGAGATCGTCGTCGCCTTCATCGCGCTCAGCGGCGGCGCGTCGGTGACGCAGGAGGAACTGGACGCGCATTGCCTGGCCAACATCGCGCGCTTCAAGCGACCCAAGCGCTACCTCTTCATCGACGAGTTGCCCAAGAACAGCACGGGCAAGGTGCTGAAGCGCGAATTGCGCAAGCAGATCTGA
- a CDS encoding transposase: MSTARKVPSPDSKQHDLFGGVPAQDARPRPKASDTGRRFVTGNPHEIVLGTTRLEDYLKQAGQRAPFVVAHLLGQHRTGYRSSSAMLPPGAPYAPRLMMGLILYGVMQGVHSLREPERLARLDLGCMWVTGGIAPDHANIGRFVDGAPVMRWVAVCCPTPSTAT; encoded by the coding sequence ATGAGCACGGCTCGCAAAGTACCGTCACCGGACAGTAAGCAACACGATCTGTTTGGTGGAGTGCCGGCTCAAGATGCCAGACCCAGGCCGAAAGCGTCGGATACGGGGCGCCGGTTTGTAACGGGCAACCCGCACGAGATTGTCCTGGGCACGACGCGCCTGGAGGACTATCTGAAGCAGGCCGGTCAACGTGCACCATTTGTCGTAGCGCATTTGCTCGGGCAGCACAGGACTGGCTACCGTTCGAGCAGCGCTATGCTGCCACCGGGCGCTCCTTACGCGCCACGCCTGATGATGGGTCTGATCCTGTATGGCGTCATGCAGGGTGTTCATTCGCTGCGTGAGCCGGAGCGACTGGCGCGACTGGATTTGGGATGCATGTGGGTAACAGGGGGTATCGCGCCGGATCATGCCAATATTGGTCGCTTCGTCGACGGCGCCCCCGTTATGAGGTGGGTCGCGGTATGTTGTCCGACGCCGTCAACTGCAACTTGA
- a CDS encoding glycosyltransferase family A protein: protein MTGPGACRTADTPFGPVCPDKQSFLPDLNSSRAPICIRAVTSLTHQIARPCPARQSVKLRGIPVTRSKAAGKNFHRPKPTVSIVVPCFNQEAFIADALESVLAQSYSDWECIVVNDGSNDGSQAIIQEYAKKDCRFLSFFKENGGVAAARNFGFAQARGTLFVPLDGDDRIHSDYLRRVVECFEAFPDTVLVHTGAQRFGESRKVWRLPEYSYKKLLWQNMIVNTTMYRREAFLRAGGYSPDMVHGFEDWEFYVRMLRPESHVQYIKEPLYLYRIKKSSRSTELVEQGNVAESQRLIYERNRDRYAEHAANPINVFGERMKDFAPMYTARYKRQARYLHAGYGVVVVGLLGVIALLVAAG from the coding sequence ATTACCGGTCCCGGCGCCTGCAGGACTGCGGACACACCGTTCGGCCCTGTCTGCCCCGATAAGCAATCCTTTCTACCTGATCTGAACTCTTCCAGAGCACCTATTTGCATCAGAGCCGTTACGTCATTAACCCATCAAATCGCCCGGCCATGCCCGGCGCGTCAATCGGTTAAACTTCGCGGCATCCCCGTAACCCGCAGCAAAGCGGCCGGAAAAAATTTTCATCGCCCAAAGCCTACAGTCTCCATCGTTGTCCCCTGCTTCAATCAAGAAGCCTTCATTGCTGACGCGCTTGAATCGGTGCTCGCCCAATCCTATAGCGACTGGGAATGCATCGTCGTCAATGACGGCTCAAATGACGGCTCGCAAGCCATTATCCAGGAATACGCAAAGAAAGATTGCCGGTTCCTGTCGTTTTTCAAGGAAAACGGCGGCGTCGCGGCAGCGCGCAACTTCGGTTTCGCCCAGGCGCGCGGCACGCTCTTTGTGCCGCTCGATGGCGACGACAGGATTCACTCCGACTATCTGCGGCGCGTCGTGGAGTGCTTCGAGGCGTTCCCCGATACCGTGCTCGTGCATACCGGCGCGCAGCGCTTTGGGGAGAGTCGCAAGGTGTGGCGCTTGCCGGAATACAGCTATAAGAAGCTGCTGTGGCAAAACATGATCGTCAACACGACCATGTACCGGCGCGAGGCGTTCCTGCGCGCGGGCGGCTATTCGCCTGACATGGTCCACGGCTTCGAAGACTGGGAATTCTATGTGCGCATGTTGCGCCCGGAGTCCCATGTCCAGTACATCAAGGAGCCGCTTTACCTCTACCGTATCAAGAAAAGCTCGCGCTCGACCGAACTGGTGGAACAGGGCAACGTCGCGGAGTCGCAACGCCTCATCTATGAGCGCAACCGCGACCGGTACGCCGAACATGCGGCGAACCCGATCAACGTCTTTGGCGAGCGTATGAAGGATTTCGCACCGATGTACACGGCGCGCTACAAGCGGCAGGCCCGCTACCTTCACGCCGGGTATGGCGTTGTCGTTGTGGGCCTGTTGGGTGTAATCGCGCTGCTCGTTGCGGCGGGCTAG
- a CDS encoding lipid A biosynthesis lauroyl acyltransferase, translating to MDQLGHLLVVGLLRALSILPYPLVARLGSALGAALYTLPSRRKHIVLVNLRLCFPEKSVREYDELAREHFRHVIRSYLERGVQWFGSAQRIRNLVQIESAIDLEDRNAPPTIFMGFHFVGIEIGCILYSLKMPAASLYTHMSNTRLCDLAKRQRGRFGAEMIERSTSARKIVRVLHEGKPVMLAADMDHGIENSVFVPFFGVPACTLTSVSRLARMGRARVVPFVTEVLPDFKGYRLTVFAPLSDFPSGSDTNDACRMNAFLETQILKFPAQYYWVHRRFKHRPPGMPAVY from the coding sequence TTGGATCAACTCGGTCATTTGCTCGTCGTAGGTTTACTTCGCGCGCTCTCAATACTGCCGTACCCATTGGTTGCGAGGCTTGGCAGCGCGCTCGGCGCGGCCCTGTATACGCTTCCCAGCCGCCGCAAACATATAGTCCTTGTCAACCTGCGCCTCTGCTTTCCCGAAAAGTCAGTACGTGAGTACGATGAGCTTGCGAGGGAACACTTCCGGCATGTCATCCGCAGCTATCTCGAACGAGGCGTTCAATGGTTCGGTAGCGCGCAAAGGATAAGAAATCTCGTCCAGATCGAAAGCGCCATTGATCTCGAAGACAGGAATGCTCCGCCTACCATCTTTATGGGGTTTCATTTCGTAGGCATCGAGATCGGGTGCATACTTTACTCGCTGAAAATGCCTGCCGCTTCCTTGTACACACACATGTCGAACACGCGTCTTTGCGACCTCGCCAAACGGCAGCGCGGCCGATTCGGCGCTGAGATGATCGAACGTTCGACAAGCGCCAGAAAGATCGTGAGAGTCCTTCACGAGGGCAAACCGGTCATGCTTGCTGCGGACATGGACCATGGCATCGAAAACTCTGTTTTTGTGCCTTTTTTCGGCGTCCCTGCGTGCACTCTGACTTCTGTTTCGCGACTTGCGAGAATGGGGCGCGCGCGCGTTGTACCGTTCGTCACGGAAGTACTGCCGGATTTCAAAGGGTATCGGTTGACCGTCTTTGCGCCGCTCAGCGATTTTCCATCGGGAAGCGACACGAATGATGCGTGTCGCATGAATGCGTTTCTCGAGACCCAGATACTGAAATTCCCAGCCCAGTATTACTGGGTGCATCGACGCTTCAAGCATCGTCCACCGGGCATGCCTGCGGTATATTGA
- a CDS encoding beta-propeller fold lactonase family protein, whose translation MSLVTCRLMFILRAIAFATALGFASVSTAQADSEVDPPGAVYVLSNQPSGNSVLVYSRAANGILNYEATYPTGGKGAGTGADPLGSQGSLTLAAGFLFAVNPGSNDVSLFAVDGSKLTLLDRKPSGGQMPVSVTVKGPIAYVLNAGGTPNINGFIVDAFGKRLVPLPGSQRPLAGGKSAQPAQVKFAPEGNELLVTEKGTQLIDTYYVGFTGYASTPTPHASNGVTPFGFSITTRGYAIVSEAGSGSVSSYEVEDSKHLTSISAAIPLGQSAPCWLVTTGDGRFAYTANAGSGSISSLRIAADGTVRLLNSTAGTLSAPLDMALSRHSKFLYVREGNGALSGFRVMPDGTLEPLGSVTGVPPGAQGIAAR comes from the coding sequence ATGTCATTAGTCACGTGCCGTTTAATGTTTATATTGCGAGCCATCGCGTTCGCGACGGCGTTAGGATTCGCTTCTGTCAGCACTGCGCAAGCCGACTCGGAGGTCGATCCGCCAGGAGCGGTTTACGTTCTGTCAAACCAGCCGTCCGGGAACTCGGTTCTTGTCTATTCGCGCGCTGCCAACGGAATACTGAACTACGAGGCCACGTACCCAACTGGCGGTAAAGGAGCAGGCACAGGAGCCGATCCACTAGGCTCGCAAGGTTCCCTAACCTTGGCAGCGGGCTTTCTCTTCGCCGTGAATCCTGGCAGCAACGATGTTTCGCTGTTCGCGGTCGACGGCAGCAAACTGACGCTGCTCGACAGAAAACCATCGGGCGGTCAGATGCCCGTCAGCGTGACAGTCAAGGGACCCATCGCGTATGTGCTTAATGCCGGAGGCACACCGAACATCAATGGCTTTATCGTCGACGCGTTCGGCAAGCGTCTCGTTCCATTACCAGGCTCACAACGACCGCTTGCCGGTGGGAAATCCGCCCAGCCCGCGCAAGTGAAGTTTGCGCCGGAAGGCAACGAACTGCTCGTGACCGAAAAGGGCACACAACTCATTGACACGTATTATGTCGGCTTCACCGGCTACGCCTCGACTCCAACGCCCCATGCGTCAAACGGCGTCACGCCGTTCGGCTTTTCTATCACGACCCGGGGTTATGCGATCGTCTCCGAGGCCGGGTCTGGTTCCGTTTCCTCATATGAGGTCGAGGACAGCAAACATCTGACTTCGATCAGTGCGGCAATTCCCTTGGGCCAGAGCGCCCCTTGCTGGCTTGTCACCACGGGCGATGGACGTTTTGCCTACACGGCCAATGCCGGTAGCGGCTCGATCAGCAGTCTGCGGATTGCGGCGGACGGTACAGTACGCTTGCTTAATTCGACTGCGGGCACGCTCAGCGCTCCCCTTGACATGGCGCTCAGTCGTCACAGCAAATTCCTCTACGTTCGGGAAGGTAACGGCGCTTTAAGTGGCTTTCGCGTGATGCCAGACGGAACACTCGAGCCACTTGGCTCAGTCACCGGCGTACCGCCGGGGGCACAAGGGATCGCGGCGCGCTAG